One Lycium barbarum isolate Lr01 chromosome 5, ASM1917538v2, whole genome shotgun sequence genomic window carries:
- the LOC132641290 gene encoding uncharacterized protein LOC132641290: MTTSRRLADRKVERFEKNITKRGAVPETTAKKGNQYPVGPILLGFFVFVVIGSSLFQIIRTATSGGVA, encoded by the exons ATG ACTACATCCAGACGTCTCGCTGACAGGAAGGTGGAGAGGTTTGAGAAAAACATCACCAAGCGAGGAGCTGTTCCTGAAACTACCGCAAAGAAAGGAAACCAGTATCCTGTTGGCCCTATATTGCTTGGTTTCTTCGTCTTTGTTGTCATTGGCTCAT CTTTGTTCCAGATAATAAGGACAGCAACCAGCGGGGGCGTGG